The sequence GCGCACACCGGGTCCATCGAGCACCAGCTTGCAGCCTCGTATGCCGTGGTCAGCAGGCGAAGGAACTTTCCAGGCTTTGCCATCTCCATCAGGCCGCCCAGCGATCCCTCCTGGTCGGCCACGGCCACGTAGATCAGAATCCCCGCCATCGGCGCCGTGCCGGTGCGGCTGTAGATTCGTTCCTTCAATGCGGCGGCGGGGTAGCCCGCTTCCGCATCGAGCCGGCGAATGATCAGGTGGGCGAGTGTGTGGCACAGCAGGAAGCGCGGCGACACTTCGACGTGGCCTTCCGGCGTTGCCTGACCGTTGCGGTGATCGTACCGCTGAGCAAAGGCTTCTGCTCGTCGTTGGAGCGCTTTGCCGGCCTCCCAGCGCTGCAGCATCGCCTCGTCGAGGGTAAAGAAAATCCCCTCCCCATACAGCTCCAGGGCGGGAAGCCAGTCGCTCTCTCCGGTCAGGTCCGGTGGCGTCAGGCGCCCGCCCACGCGCTGAAACCCCTTCAGCACCATGACCTCCTTCAGCCTGTTGACGGCGATGAGCCGCGAGACGGTGCTCGCGACACGTCGCACATCGCCTGCGTCGAGCCCATCGCGTAGAGCTCTCCACTCGTCAGTGTGGTGCTCGGTGACGAAGTCCTCGACTTCCCTCAGGTCGGGGATTCTCTCGGAGAACGCGCGGTATTCATCCGCCATCAGATCCCCGGCGGTAACCTTCTGGTCGTAGAGCGGGTAGCCATCGTCTATCCGCGCAAGCGCAGCCTCGATCTGGTCGGGGGTGCAGCGGTACTCGGTGGCGAGCTGTCTGACCGCTGCCCGCCGTGCCAAGCTGTTCCGAGCGTTCCGGATCCGGTCCTGATTTCGGGCGCTTCCGTACAAGTGGTCGAGGACCGTGCCGCGCCGGACTCTCGACTCCGGCGGGATGACGAGCGCAGTGCGGGTCATCGGGTAGTGGACCCGCACATCGTTGATGTCCATCACCCAAGCCGGCTCCGCAGGTGACTGCGCCGGCCGTTCGCGAAACCAGGGCTGCTGCCACGCGCCGGATGGGAATGCGGCTCGGGGCAGCGAACCGGACCTCAGGCTCTCGCTCGACATGCAACGATCGCAGGTGATCCGGCGGCCGGCCGGTGTGTCGCTCAGTCGCAAATGGGGTTCCGTCTGATCAGGGCGACACTGACGACGGCGAGGGTCGCGACTATCAGCATGCGCCAGTTGGTGCCAGGGCACGTCCGCCAGATAACCCTCTTCGTGAACGAGAACCCAGGGCACCTGCTCGAGTCGCCCGCTACACGCACCACTTCCTCCTTCGTGTCCCCAACACCCGCGTGCCCCTTTCCGTGCTCGCCACGGCGCCGGGTGCAGCAACCCGCACGTAAGACAGCGCATCCAGGTAGGGAACTTCAGGGCCGGAATCCATCCAAGGGTCATCCCGTTTCGC is a genomic window of Spirochaetaceae bacterium containing:
- a CDS encoding DUF1998 domain-containing protein, with product MAAREIEERNVSMTDEVVDVPVRLSHLLRECSVGAIVSDGADSLMVVQDISTWDRPGSDPMDREIRYVERVRSALGIEQALCSPPRATERNGMTLGWIPALKFPTWMRCLTCGLLHPAPWRARKGARGCWGHEGGSGACSGRLEQVPWVLVHEEGYLADVPWHQLAHADSRDPRRRQCRPDQTEPHLRLSDTPAGRRITCDRCMSSESLRSGSLPRAAFPSGAWQQPWFRERPAQSPAEPAWVMDINDVRVHYPMTRTALVIPPESRVRRGTVLDHLYGSARNQDRIRNARNSLARRAAVRQLATEYRCTPDQIEAALARIDDGYPLYDQKVTAGDLMADEYRAFSERIPDLREVEDFVTEHHTDEWRALRDGLDAGDVRRVASTVSRLIAVNRLKEVMVLKGFQRVGGRLTPPDLTGESDWLPALELYGEGIFFTLDEAMLQRWEAGKALQRRAEAFAQRYDHRNGQATPEGHVEVSPRFLLCHTLAHLIIRRLDAEAGYPAAALKERIYSRTGTAPMAGILIYVAVADQEGSLGGLMEMAKPGKFLRLLTTAYEAASWCSMDPVCAEQEGHGPDLLNRAACHACALVPEPSCPIGNVLLDRTFVTGAVPDIAPLTDHAESTI